CGTGGTGACACGGCTACAGGCGGAACTAAACCCGCAGTACTTGAAACTGGCGCAACTATCATGGTTCCCCTGTTTATTTCAACCGGTGAGCGCCTTCGCATTGATACCCGTAATGATACATACTTGGGTCGAGACTAAACTTTAGATTTTAGATTTTGGATTTTAGATTCAATCCAAAATCTAAGATCCAAAACCCAAAATTGAAAGAGGTCAGACACGCTGTGGCATTTGACTTTAATGAACTCCGCCAACTTCTGGTAACGATCGCTCAAACTGATATTGCGGAACTAACGCTAAAAAGCGACGATTTTGAACTTACAGTACGTAAGGCTACTGGAGCCAGTAATCAGCTGATGCCCACAGCCGAATCGACACCAAACAGCTTGGCTGGTTTGGGATTGACCTCTACACCCGCTGTTACCCAATTGACTACTACTGGAATGGAAACAGTTTCCAGTCGGGTTGTTGACACGACCGTAAGTGCTGCTGTGCAGATGCCTGTAGCTGCACCTTCATCGCTAGATAAAAGGTTGGTTGAAGTTCCCTCTCCGATGGTGGGAACATTTTATCGGTCTCCATCTCCCGGTGAACCATCGTTTGTGGAGGTAGGCGATCGCGTTAGGGTTGGGCAAACGGTCTGTATTATCGAGGCGATGAAGCTAATGAACGAAATTGAAGCCGAAGTTTCTGGACAAGTTATGGAAATTATGGTATCTAATGGCGAACCAGTTGAATATGGACAGCCACTGATGCGAATTAATCCTGACCAATAATTACTCTATTCGTATTAAAGATTTAATTGCTACAATCTTGGGCTCAGCACTTCCGAGTTAATTCTGTTGAATGGCAAGCAATAGAAATTTTGGATTTTGGATTTTGGAGCCACTTGCGTGCGGGGGTCTCCCCCCTGCCCCTAATCCCCACTGCGTGGGGACCCCGAGTTCCCCAGAGGGGACCCAGAGCCCCCCGTTGAGCAAACTGGCGTGATTTTGGATTGAGTCATCAGCGGTATATGCCTCGCTTTAAATAGCATGAACTCTGAAAGCGAAAATCTACAATCTTTAAGCCTCAGAGCGCAAGTGATACGTAAATTGTATTAATCCAAAATCGTAAATCTAAAATCCAAAATCGTTTAGAGTGTAAAGTTTTGCTGAAAGCTTTGACGAGTGAGTGGCTGCTCTAGCACTAAGCCTTCACCGCCTAAAACTTCTAAAGGTTTTCCTTCCACATCAATCCAGACTTGAGCATTGGGCTGTAAACTCGTGGCAGTGTAGAGAACTTGTGCCACACGTCCTGTCATGGAAGCACTGCCACCCCCGGTAGTGAATTGTTCAGATAAATCAACGTGGATACCATCGTTCTCCATTTTTACACTCCGGAGTTTTGTTCCCCGGGGGATAGTGGTACTCACGGATGGATCGTTCGGTCCGGCTAACAAGTTATTAAAAGCTGTTTCTAAAGCAGTGCTAGGCGGCCGGTCGGCAGTAGTTGCGATCGGCTTGGGAACCAGCTCCAGTTTATTGCCAGTGCTCCTCAACCAAAAAGTTTGTGCTGTTTGCTCCGCCTGTGATACAGGTGGCACCTGCTGAGCTGTGTTGGGAGCAGGGGATGGTGTCGGAGATTGGGTAGAATTCCAAGTCCACCAAGCGGCACCCCCTCCCGCCGCGACAGCCACTGCTGCAATACCTGCAATCACACCAACTGGAGTGCGGTGATTTCGTTGTTGTTTTGCCATGTTGAAAACCCTCCTTAGGGCTGGGATAGTAGCGGTGTGAGGAGGAAAACCATAAATCAACTAGATTGACGACCGGCGGCTTTCTAAAAACCGGGCAGATGGCTCCACTCGAAGAAACGCCGCAATTTCTAATTGTTGTGGATTTACTTTTAATTGTAAAATTCTGGCTCGCAGTCCGTACACTTCTAAGTTACGGAGATCCAATTGTTGACTAACATTAGTCGCGATCGCCTTAACAAATTCATCTGTCACCGCCTCCTGATTAACATATACAGCTGGTTCAACTAGCTGGATTTGCCTTCCAGCTACCACACCGAGCCCCGACTCCACTGTAATTGATAGCGGCTGGTTATTATCTTGTTCCCGTAATTCCACCTGAAAACGCAGGCGGTTATTCGCTAATAATTCCATCCGTGGATTAACAAAGTTGTAGCGTTGCTCGGCATCATCTAGGTTACCCAGTTCTTCAATGCCCAAGTCGCGCAAGGTAGCTACTACTGCCGGTGAATGTAGAGCTTGGTTAATATCCTGCTGATTTAAAACTAGATGCACCCCGGCTTGGAAAGGTCGCTTGAATTTTGGCTTTTCCTGTCCTAGGCTACTTGGCTCTAAATCAATTGGATCGGTTTCCACCTCTAAAGCAGCAATGCGAATATCTTGCTGTTTTAGCTGCAACCCCCGACCTGCGATTAACACTCGCTCCACTTTGCCTTGTAGGAGTTGGTGACTCGGAGCATTGTCAACGCGCACTTGCAGTTGCTCTACTTCAAACCGAGAGCGGATAAAACTCTCAGCAGTGCGATCTATTACTAATCCTGCTGGAGAGACTAAACCCAGTAGACCAGATAAGAGTATGGTGAAAAATTCCATTTAAGTTGCCTATCAATATTCTGCTCTAGCCCCTAACCTACTTAGTAAGCTCTAGCAAATATTACTCGCTGAGTTGTTTGTCTACCCGTGTAAAAACATTTACCTACCTCTTGTTGTTGCTCAAAAGGAATACAGCGACCTGTGGCTTTTGTTTCTTCTTTAATCTTCTCTTCGTCATCCGGGCTACCATCAAAGTAGGCCATGTAGAATCCTAGTTTTTCCTCAATCCCTTGCTTAAATTCTTCATAGGTTTCCACAGAGTACACATTCTGCTGCTGAAATTCTTTTGCCTGCTTGAAAAGATTAGCTTGAATTTCATCTAACAAAGTTTTAATTTGGGATTCTAGGTCACTTTGATCTACATTGATTTTCTCTCCTGTGTCACGGCGAACTAACACAGCCGTTTTATTTTTCAAATCTCTAGGACCAATTTCAAGTCGTAAAGGAATCCCCTTTAATTCCCAATCATTAAACTTAAAACCGGGGCTTAAGTTGTCCCGTTCGTCAACTTTAAACGAAAATGATTTAGCCAATTTGAACTGATCCTGGATTTCTCGAAAGCGAGTGAGTACCTGCTCTTTTTCAGCTTCTTTACGATAAATAGGAACGCCGATTACCTGTAGTGGAGCAATGCGAGGGGGACAGACAAAACCCTGATCGTCTGAGTGAACCATGATTAAGGTGCCAATCATTCTGGTGGTGATACCCCAACTAGTAGCAAATGGATACTCTTGAGTACCTTCAGCTGATAAGTATGTAACATCAAAAGCTTTAGAAAAAGTAGTACCCAGGTTATGGCTAGTCCCAACTTGGATGGCACGCTTGTCCTGCGTCATTGTTTCAATGGTATAGGTATGTTCAGCACCAGGAAACTTCTCACTTTCTGTCTTGCGTCCGGCAAATACTGGTATTGCTAAATACTGTTCTACAAAGGTTTTGTAAACCTCTAGCATTTTTCTAGCTTCAGCCTCGGCTTCATCAGCAGTGGCATGAGCTGTATGTCCTTCTTGCCAAAGAAACTCAGTTGTGCGGAGAAAAGGTCTAGTTCTAAGCTCCCAACGACAAATATTTGCCCACTGATTTAAAAGAATAGGTAAATCTCTGTAACTTTGAATCCAGTTACGGTAGGCTGACCAGATAATCGTCTCGCTAGTTGGTCTAACAACAAGCGGCTCGCCTAGCTCAGCTTCAGGATCTACAGTAATTTCTCCCGATTCAGTTAATTTCAACCGATGGTGAGTGACGACAGCACATTCCTTGGCAAAGCCAGAAACGTGCTCAGCCTCTTTAGAGAAGTAACTTACAGGTATAAACAGAGGAAAGTAGGCATTCCTATGTCCAGTTTCTTTGAACATTCCGTCTAAGATTTGCTGCATTTTCTCCCAAATAGCAAATCCTTCTGGTCTGATAATCATGCAGCCACGAATCCCAGAATCTTCGGCTAATTTTGCTCTTTCTACAATGTCTAGATACCACCGAGAATAGTCTTCATTCCGTCTGGTTATTCTGAGTGCATCAACTTTTTCATTTGCCATTAATGTATGCCTCTTGCAAAAATAAATGAATTAAAAAACGCCAAGCTTC
This window of the Chroococcidiopsis sp. CCMEE 29 genome carries:
- a CDS encoding GerMN domain-containing protein, which translates into the protein MAKQQRNHRTPVGVIAGIAAVAVAAGGGAAWWTWNSTQSPTPSPAPNTAQQVPPVSQAEQTAQTFWLRSTGNKLELVPKPIATTADRPPSTALETAFNNLLAGPNDPSVSTTIPRGTKLRSVKMENDGIHVDLSEQFTTGGGSASMTGRVAQVLYTATSLQPNAQVWIDVEGKPLEVLGGEGLVLEQPLTRQSFQQNFTL
- a CDS encoding DUF2993 domain-containing protein, yielding MEFFTILLSGLLGLVSPAGLVIDRTAESFIRSRFEVEQLQVRVDNAPSHQLLQGKVERVLIAGRGLQLKQQDIRIAALEVETDPIDLEPSSLGQEKPKFKRPFQAGVHLVLNQQDINQALHSPAVVATLRDLGIEELGNLDDAEQRYNFVNPRMELLANNRLRFQVELREQDNNQPLSITVESGLGVVAGRQIQLVEPAVYVNQEAVTDEFVKAIATNVSQQLDLRNLEVYGLRARILQLKVNPQQLEIAAFLRVEPSARFLESRRSSI
- the accB gene encoding acetyl-CoA carboxylase biotin carboxyl carrier protein; this translates as MAFDFNELRQLLVTIAQTDIAELTLKSDDFELTVRKATGASNQLMPTAESTPNSLAGLGLTSTPAVTQLTTTGMETVSSRVVDTTVSAAVQMPVAAPSSLDKRLVEVPSPMVGTFYRSPSPGEPSFVEVGDRVRVGQTVCIIEAMKLMNEIEAEVSGQVMEIMVSNGEPVEYGQPLMRINPDQ
- the proS gene encoding proline--tRNA ligase; its protein translation is MANEKVDALRITRRNEDYSRWYLDIVERAKLAEDSGIRGCMIIRPEGFAIWEKMQQILDGMFKETGHRNAYFPLFIPVSYFSKEAEHVSGFAKECAVVTHHRLKLTESGEITVDPEAELGEPLVVRPTSETIIWSAYRNWIQSYRDLPILLNQWANICRWELRTRPFLRTTEFLWQEGHTAHATADEAEAEARKMLEVYKTFVEQYLAIPVFAGRKTESEKFPGAEHTYTIETMTQDKRAIQVGTSHNLGTTFSKAFDVTYLSAEGTQEYPFATSWGITTRMIGTLIMVHSDDQGFVCPPRIAPLQVIGVPIYRKEAEKEQVLTRFREIQDQFKLAKSFSFKVDERDNLSPGFKFNDWELKGIPLRLEIGPRDLKNKTAVLVRRDTGEKINVDQSDLESQIKTLLDEIQANLFKQAKEFQQQNVYSVETYEEFKQGIEEKLGFYMAYFDGSPDDEEKIKEETKATGRCIPFEQQQEVGKCFYTGRQTTQRVIFARAY